A section of the Leptotrichia buccalis C-1013-b genome encodes:
- a CDS encoding DNA adenine methylase: MTGTKVKPFLKWAGGKGQLIDKIEKFYPFDNKINKYAEPFIGGGAVLFDILNKFELEKIYISDVNIELLNCYKVIKEKVQKLVDKLKVFENEFLVKDKEDRKIYYYEKREQFNNLKLENNSEEVKRAALMIFLNRTCFNGLYRVNKKGLFNVPMGDYKNPKICDEENLINISKKLKNVDIIYGDYKKSYDFIDKNTFVYFDPPYRPLNQTSSFTSYTEYTFEDKEQIELSEYFKLLNEKGAKLLLSNSDPKNVDINDQFFDDLYKGFDIKRIEASRAINSKGEKRGKVTEVLISNIQLGAKVMNEIKLYNFNFSSRKEWRKSLILEFLKEEAGTGKGELASRYRYYVEILKNGEKIYLNRPATLNYGMDFTVHLENTQFRLQGPARDMPSHSNIIDDLKQKQLENFCEYEKVKKILNKLYNCEFVNEEEYSNIYFAIGIEIEGILKIVKWLFLEQDVTYWNYSGRGMLYQCLKDNGLV, translated from the coding sequence ATGACAGGTACAAAAGTAAAACCATTTTTAAAATGGGCAGGTGGAAAGGGGCAGTTAATAGATAAAATTGAAAAGTTTTATCCATTTGATAATAAAATTAATAAATATGCAGAACCGTTTATTGGTGGAGGAGCAGTTTTATTTGATATTTTAAATAAATTTGAATTAGAAAAAATATATATTAGTGATGTTAATATTGAGTTATTGAACTGTTATAAAGTTATAAAAGAAAAAGTTCAAAAATTAGTAGACAAATTAAAAGTATTTGAAAACGAATTTTTAGTTAAAGATAAAGAAGATAGAAAAATTTATTACTATGAAAAAAGAGAACAATTTAACAACTTAAAATTAGAAAATAATAGTGAAGAAGTTAAACGTGCAGCATTAATGATATTTTTAAATAGAACCTGTTTTAATGGACTTTATAGAGTAAATAAAAAAGGATTATTTAATGTTCCAATGGGTGATTATAAAAATCCTAAAATATGTGATGAAGAAAATTTAATTAATATATCAAAAAAGTTGAAAAATGTGGATATTATTTATGGAGATTATAAAAAATCTTATGATTTTATAGATAAAAATACATTTGTCTATTTTGATCCACCATATCGTCCATTAAATCAAACTTCATCATTTACATCGTATACAGAATATACATTTGAAGATAAGGAACAGATTGAACTTTCTGAATATTTTAAATTATTAAATGAAAAAGGAGCTAAGTTACTACTTAGTAATTCTGATCCTAAAAATGTAGACATCAATGATCAATTTTTTGATGATTTGTATAAAGGATTTGATATAAAAAGGATTGAAGCAAGTAGAGCAATTAATAGTAAAGGTGAAAAAAGAGGGAAAGTAACTGAGGTACTGATATCAAATATACAGTTAGGAGCGAAAGTTATGAATGAAATAAAACTTTACAATTTTAATTTTTCATCAAGAAAAGAATGGAGAAAAAGTTTAATTCTAGAATTTTTAAAAGAAGAAGCAGGTACAGGAAAAGGAGAATTGGCCTCAAGATATAGATACTATGTTGAAATTTTAAAAAACGGGGAAAAAATTTATTTAAATAGACCAGCTACTTTAAATTATGGAATGGATTTCACAGTTCATCTTGAAAATACGCAATTTCGTCTACAAGGACCAGCTAGAGATATGCCTAGTCATTCAAATATTATAGATGATTTGAAACAAAAACAGTTAGAAAATTTTTGCGAATATGAAAAAGTAAAGAAAATATTGAATAAATTGTATAATTGTGAATTTGTGAATGAAGAGGAATATTCAAACATATATTTTGCGATTGGAATTGAGATAGAAGGAATTTTGAAAATTGTAAAATGGTTATTTTTGGAACAAGATGTAACTTATTGGAATTATAGTGGAAGAGGGATGTTATATCAGTGTTTGAAAGATAATGGCTTAGTTTGA
- a CDS encoding zeta toxin family protein → MENKSFYLFAGVNGVGKTTLFNAINGDMKKSVRINSDEIVREIGKWDSETDQVKAAKIAVGLRNECMEKGNSFNEETTLTGKTILKLIDKVREKNYKLHLFYVGVGSPDISKERIKKRVADGGHHIPDEVVDKRYKESLKNFEKILKKFDNVVVYDNSVRFRTLLQIIDKKVIKIADDLPEWMENTINNNYKVLEVEDFAFVRKETFKNFREI, encoded by the coding sequence ATGGAGAATAAAAGTTTTTATTTGTTTGCAGGTGTGAATGGGGTGGGGAAAACTACGCTATTTAATGCGATAAATGGGGATATGAAAAAATCAGTTAGGATAAATAGTGATGAAATTGTAAGAGAAATTGGTAAATGGGATAGTGAAACTGATCAGGTAAAGGCGGCTAAAATTGCGGTTGGACTGAGAAATGAATGTATGGAAAAAGGAAATTCCTTTAATGAAGAAACTACTTTGACTGGTAAAACAATTTTAAAATTGATTGACAAAGTAAGAGAAAAGAATTATAAGTTGCATTTATTTTATGTTGGTGTCGGAAGTCCTGATATTTCAAAAGAGAGAATAAAAAAGAGAGTGGCGGATGGCGGACATCATATTCCAGATGAAGTTGTTGATAAAAGATACAAGGAATCATTGAAGAATTTTGAGAAAATTTTGAAAAAATTTGATAATGTTGTAGTTTATGATAATAGTGTGAGATTTAGGACATTACTGCAAATTATTGATAAAAAAGTGATAAAAATAGCAGATGATCTGCCAGAATGGATGGAAAATACAATAAATAATAATTATAAAGTATTGGAAGTAGAGGACTTTGCTTTTGTGAGAAAGGAGACGTTTAAAAATTTTAGAGAGATATGA
- a CDS encoding HAD-IB family phosphatase has product MGNNKKSIFLIDFDITISKKDSTDVLLETHQPEFKQELRKRYRAGEYSIREFIKYGLGSLNITKEQYIQTLQENVIIDETFIDFVKSGAKFKIVSAGARLNVQGTLSKYGINLPDSEVISNDLKFSGTDKNEITVENPFLDKEGYYGVDKREAVENYKKQGYTTYFVGDGPSDYKALEVADFAFVRKGTRAVKFCEENGIDFFEFDNFNEILEWRNNTSY; this is encoded by the coding sequence TTGGGAAATAATAAAAAATCAATCTTTTTAATAGATTTTGATATAACAATCAGTAAAAAAGATTCGACAGATGTTTTGCTTGAAACACATCAGCCTGAATTTAAACAGGAACTGCGAAAAAGATACAGAGCTGGAGAATATTCTATAAGGGAGTTTATAAAATATGGACTAGGCTCTCTAAATATCACAAAAGAGCAGTATATCCAGACTTTGCAGGAAAATGTGATAATTGATGAAACTTTTATAGATTTTGTAAAAAGTGGAGCAAAATTTAAAATTGTTAGTGCAGGTGCAAGGCTAAACGTACAAGGAACACTTTCAAAATATGGTATAAACTTGCCAGATAGCGAAGTTATATCAAATGATTTAAAATTTAGTGGAACTGATAAAAACGAAATTACTGTGGAAAATCCATTTTTGGACAAGGAAGGCTATTATGGCGTTGATAAGAGGGAAGCAGTAGAAAATTATAAAAAACAGGGCTACACAACTTATTTCGTAGGCGACGGTCCGTCTGATTACAAGGCATTGGAAGTAGCTGATTTTGCTTTTGTGAGAAAGGGGACTAGGGCGGTTAAGTTTTGTGAAGAGAATGGAATTGATTTTTTTGAGTTTGATAATTTTAATGAGATATTAGAGTGGAGAAATAATACTTCTTATTAA
- a CDS encoding pseudouridine synthase has product MRLNKFIAETGFCSRRKADELINEGRVTVNKHEAIIGMDVKPEDVVRIDGERVKLNTRYEYYILNKPKRVLCSNEDKFGRRLAVDFIKSRARLFTYGRLDFMTEGLIIISNDGEVYNHVMHPRKKLYKSYIAKVSREIEDKDIEALQHGVVIDGKRTAPAKVKKIDKKELRIAIFEGRNRQIRKMLETLGYNVNSLKRIKVGELTLGNLQVGEYRALNEDEIKYLKSL; this is encoded by the coding sequence ATGAGATTAAATAAATTTATAGCCGAAACGGGATTTTGTTCACGTAGGAAAGCTGATGAACTGATAAATGAAGGAAGAGTTACGGTAAATAAGCACGAGGCGATTATAGGAATGGATGTAAAGCCTGAAGATGTGGTTAGAATTGATGGAGAAAGAGTAAAACTTAATACAAGATATGAATATTATATTTTAAATAAGCCAAAAAGAGTACTTTGCTCAAATGAAGACAAGTTTGGGCGTAGACTTGCAGTAGACTTTATAAAATCACGTGCCAGACTTTTTACTTATGGAAGATTAGACTTTATGACAGAAGGGTTAATTATAATCAGTAATGATGGAGAAGTTTACAATCACGTAATGCATCCACGAAAAAAATTGTATAAAAGCTACATTGCAAAAGTTAGCCGTGAAATTGAAGACAAGGATATTGAGGCACTACAGCATGGAGTTGTAATTGACGGGAAAAGAACTGCACCAGCAAAAGTTAAGAAAATTGACAAAAAGGAACTTAGAATTGCAATTTTTGAAGGAAGAAACAGACAGATAAGAAAAATGCTGGAAACATTGGGATATAATGTTAATTCATTAAAACGTATTAAAGTGGGAGAACTTACGCTTGGTAATTTACAAGTGGGAGAATATCGTGCTTTGAATGAAGATGAAATTAAATATCTGAAAAGTTTATAA
- the scpB gene encoding SMC-Scp complex subunit ScpB, translating to MENNRENEENINKFNNIEEKLEAIIFLSKEMITIKELAQFYGMENFEMEEVLNNLREKRKNTGINLKIENGIVCLVSNPLFGSDVKRFFNPEMKLKKLSRSAMETLAIIAYKGPITKAEIEQIRSVGVDKTMSNLLERKLIYISGRKKTAGTPNLYEVTDDFYSYLNIRNREELPGNEQFQKIELLYKEDEKTENESTNKEEKLNPE from the coding sequence ATGGAAAATAATAGAGAAAATGAAGAAAATATAAATAAATTTAACAATATTGAAGAAAAACTGGAAGCGATAATCTTTTTGTCAAAGGAAATGATAACAATTAAAGAATTAGCACAATTTTATGGGATGGAAAACTTTGAGATGGAAGAAGTGTTGAATAATTTAAGGGAAAAAAGAAAAAATACTGGAATAAATTTAAAAATTGAAAATGGAATTGTTTGTCTAGTGTCAAATCCGCTTTTTGGATCTGATGTAAAAAGATTTTTTAATCCAGAAATGAAATTAAAGAAACTATCCCGTTCAGCAATGGAAACATTAGCAATTATCGCATACAAAGGACCTATAACTAAGGCAGAAATAGAGCAGATCAGAAGTGTCGGTGTAGACAAGACTATGTCAAACCTGCTGGAAAGAAAACTAATTTATATTTCTGGACGGAAAAAGACAGCTGGGACACCAAATTTATATGAAGTAACGGATGATTTTTACAGTTATTTGAATATTCGTAATAGAGAAGAATTACCAGGAAATGAGCAATTTCAAAAAATTGAGCTGCTTTATAAAGAAGACGAGAAAACGGAAAATGAAAGTACAAACAAAGAAGAAAAATTAAATCCAGAATAA
- a CDS encoding rod shape-determining protein yields the protein MKFFDLFKTNISPRTTRDIAIDLGTANTVMYVKGEGIQVDEPTYVAINKKTEELEHIGEKAKEIIGRTAKHTEIIRPLKNGVISNYEVTERMLEEFLHRIKKDRFQSSRVIICVPSGVTQVERRAVIEVVKDAGAKEVYLIEEPIAAAIGVGIDMFEPKGHLIVDIGGGTTEIAFIVSGGAALSRSIKIAGDHLNEDIMEFVKEKHNLLIGERTAEELKMNTISQDDPNLAYEIRGRELGVGLPKSMKIKTSEINDAIRKHIDSIIDEVRLTIEEIEPEVAADIYETGIYLSGGGAGIRILKERIEKELLLQVTVGDDAIHAVVTGIAQVLDDFDRYKNVIISPTHEY from the coding sequence ATGAAATTTTTTGATTTGTTTAAAACCAATATATCACCAAGAACTACAAGGGATATAGCGATTGATTTAGGAACAGCAAATACTGTTATGTATGTAAAGGGAGAAGGAATTCAGGTAGATGAGCCAACTTATGTGGCAATTAATAAAAAAACGGAAGAGCTAGAGCATATTGGTGAAAAAGCGAAAGAAATAATTGGAAGAACAGCAAAACATACTGAAATTATACGTCCATTAAAAAATGGAGTAATTTCTAATTACGAAGTTACAGAAAGAATGCTTGAAGAATTTTTGCATAGAATAAAAAAAGATAGATTTCAAAGCTCAAGAGTTATCATTTGTGTTCCAAGTGGAGTTACACAAGTGGAAAGAAGAGCTGTAATTGAAGTAGTAAAAGATGCTGGAGCAAAAGAAGTTTATTTAATCGAAGAACCAATAGCAGCTGCAATTGGTGTTGGAATTGATATGTTTGAGCCAAAAGGGCATTTAATCGTTGATATAGGTGGAGGAACTACAGAAATTGCATTTATCGTATCTGGAGGAGCGGCATTATCAAGATCAATCAAGATTGCTGGAGATCATTTGAATGAAGATATTATGGAATTTGTAAAAGAAAAACATAATTTATTAATTGGTGAAAGAACAGCGGAAGAACTAAAAATGAATACAATAAGTCAAGATGATCCTAATTTAGCATATGAAATTAGAGGTCGTGAATTAGGTGTAGGATTACCAAAAAGTATGAAAATAAAAACATCTGAAATTAACGATGCAATTAGAAAACATATTGACTCAATTATTGATGAAGTAAGACTTACAATAGAAGAAATAGAGCCAGAAGTGGCAGCTGATATCTATGAAACTGGAATTTACTTATCTGGTGGTGGAGCAGGTATCAGAATTCTAAAAGAAAGAATCGAAAAGGAATTGCTATTACAAGTAACTGTTGGAGATGATGCAATTCACGCAGTTGTAACAGGGATTGCACAAGTATTAGATGATTTTGACAGATATAAAAATGTTATTATTTCTCCAACGCACGAATATTAA
- a CDS encoding DNA translocase FtsK: MDKKKIEGIIWFAVGLILILLLANKSNMSNDNVGENIFSLILNGISLIFGKMTWFIAIAAIIYGTIIFFYEKIKIDITQGKVVALVGIFLTCSMLLVANSVGKNALSNVFSEAGRKLLEIGFNHESGGIPGALLLMPVYKIVHMNVLKIALVFLMIICVCFLIKDLIELGYELLKEVLKYYKSDEYKEKKRKLSAKKYAEKLKKTDFKRYQREMLKAKIIQSRNEKLSFEISKKPKNNFLQKTEVYSKEELAEKEKEWIEIFEEKENQKNLEKIKKNKMKNDEAEEIIKPLENMKISEEKENKLESLTDNLKTETKDDIIKENGQRETKLEIVTPTARDEISKQSNSEQIDSNFQEFPKLEAFENVDMPEKGFEEKLKEVNAMFDHNQGYDDVVKNAIAQIFKSKPMDVEKRKIIEDGIKENVSHLENVLKEFGIEAKVVNYEYGPTITRYEIVIPKGVKVSKVTGLSDDIAMNLAAESIRIEAPIPGKNTIGIETPNKIKEAVHFSNIIKNKELDTGELKVILGKDIVGRDKFIDITKMPHLLIAGQTGSGKSVSVNTLISTLISKKSEKEVKFIMVDPKMVELMPYNDIPHLLVPVIIDPEQAAIALKWAVNEMEKRYKQLMENGVRNIKGYNALSYVEKMPYIVIIIDELADLMMVASKSVEESIARIAQKARAVGIHLVVATQRPSTDVITGMIKANLPSRISFALRSQIDSRTILDTSGAEKLLGQGDMLLLANGSSKLERIQGAYISDEEVKNLTDTLKTTKKVEYKNEILEEPEEEINDTDPFFENAINIIKQEKNKISITLLQKKLKIGFPRASRIYDQLKESGIISYDDQIITDNIDDIK, encoded by the coding sequence ATGGATAAAAAAAAGATTGAAGGTATAATATGGTTTGCTGTGGGGCTTATACTGATTCTATTGTTAGCAAATAAATCAAATATGTCAAATGATAATGTTGGAGAAAATATTTTTTCCTTAATATTAAATGGAATTTCATTAATTTTTGGGAAAATGACGTGGTTTATAGCAATAGCAGCTATAATATACGGAACAATCATATTTTTTTATGAAAAAATTAAAATTGACATAACACAAGGGAAAGTTGTTGCACTTGTTGGAATATTTTTAACATGTTCTATGTTGTTAGTTGCTAATTCTGTGGGTAAAAACGCTTTATCAAATGTATTTTCGGAAGCTGGAAGAAAGCTGCTGGAAATTGGATTTAACCACGAAAGTGGGGGGATTCCAGGAGCATTACTATTAATGCCGGTTTATAAAATTGTGCATATGAATGTGTTGAAAATAGCATTAGTATTTTTAATGATAATTTGTGTATGTTTTTTAATAAAAGACCTCATAGAGCTTGGTTATGAACTTTTGAAAGAAGTTTTAAAGTATTACAAAAGTGACGAGTATAAAGAGAAAAAAAGAAAACTTTCAGCTAAAAAATATGCAGAAAAATTAAAAAAGACAGATTTTAAACGTTATCAGAGAGAAATGTTAAAAGCAAAAATTATTCAGTCCAGAAACGAAAAATTAAGCTTTGAAATTTCTAAAAAACCAAAAAATAATTTTTTACAAAAAACAGAAGTATATTCTAAAGAAGAATTAGCTGAAAAAGAAAAAGAATGGATTGAAATTTTTGAAGAAAAGGAAAATCAAAAAAATCTTGAAAAAATCAAAAAAAATAAAATGAAAAATGATGAAGCGGAAGAAATAATAAAACCATTGGAAAATATGAAAATTTCAGAAGAAAAAGAAAATAAACTGGAATCTTTAACAGATAATTTGAAAACTGAAACAAAAGATGATATTATAAAAGAAAATGGTCAACGGGAAACTAAACTAGAAATTGTAACACCAACCGCGAGAGACGAAATTTCAAAACAATCTAATTCTGAACAAATAGATTCAAATTTTCAGGAATTTCCAAAACTTGAAGCATTTGAAAATGTCGATATGCCAGAAAAGGGCTTTGAGGAAAAATTGAAGGAAGTCAATGCAATGTTTGACCACAATCAAGGATACGATGATGTTGTAAAAAATGCAATTGCACAAATATTTAAGTCAAAACCTATGGATGTTGAAAAAAGAAAAATAATTGAAGATGGAATTAAAGAAAATGTAAGTCATCTGGAAAATGTTCTGAAGGAATTTGGAATAGAGGCAAAAGTTGTAAATTATGAATATGGACCTACTATTACAAGATATGAAATTGTTATTCCAAAAGGAGTAAAAGTTAGCAAAGTTACAGGACTTTCAGATGATATAGCAATGAATTTGGCAGCAGAAAGTATCCGTATAGAAGCGCCGATTCCCGGGAAAAATACGATTGGTATTGAAACTCCAAATAAAATAAAGGAGGCTGTACATTTTTCCAACATTATAAAAAATAAAGAACTGGACACAGGAGAATTAAAAGTAATATTAGGAAAAGATATTGTCGGTCGAGATAAATTCATAGATATTACGAAAATGCCGCATTTGCTGATAGCAGGACAGACAGGTTCAGGGAAATCAGTTTCTGTAAACACTTTGATTTCAACATTAATTTCCAAAAAATCTGAAAAAGAAGTAAAATTTATAATGGTTGATCCTAAAATGGTTGAACTTATGCCGTATAATGATATTCCGCATTTATTAGTTCCAGTAATTATAGACCCAGAGCAAGCTGCAATTGCCTTAAAATGGGCAGTTAATGAAATGGAAAAAAGATACAAGCAACTTATGGAAAATGGAGTAAGAAATATAAAAGGCTACAATGCATTAAGCTACGTTGAAAAAATGCCTTATATTGTCATAATAATTGATGAGTTGGCAGATTTAATGATGGTTGCTTCTAAAAGTGTGGAAGAATCCATTGCAAGAATCGCACAAAAAGCAAGAGCCGTTGGTATACATCTAGTTGTAGCAACTCAACGTCCATCTACAGATGTCATAACTGGAATGATAAAGGCAAATTTGCCAAGCAGGATTTCCTTTGCACTAAGATCACAAATTGATTCAAGAACAATTCTGGATACTTCAGGAGCAGAAAAATTATTAGGACAGGGAGATATGCTGTTACTTGCAAACGGTTCTTCAAAACTGGAAAGAATTCAGGGGGCATATATTTCAGATGAGGAAGTCAAAAACTTGACAGACACATTAAAGACAACTAAAAAAGTGGAATATAAAAATGAAATTCTGGAAGAGCCTGAAGAAGAAATAAATGATACGGATCCTTTTTTTGAAAATGCAATAAACATTATAAAACAGGAAAAAAATAAAATATCAATCACACTGTTACAAAAGAAATTAAAAATAGGATTTCCAAGAGCTTCAAGAATTTATGACCAGTTAAAAGAGTCTGGTATCATAAGTTATGATGATCAAATTATAACAGACAATATTGACGATATAAAGTAA
- the uppS gene encoding polyprenyl diphosphate synthase, with the protein MDRDELVIPKHIAIIMDGNGRWAKKRGKIRLEGHRAGANSLEKILRHAGNIGVKYLTVYAFSTENWKRPEKEVNGLMDLFAKYLDREKKTLKKQGVKLLVTGAKENISEKLLKKIEETENYLANCENIVFNIAFNYGGRREIVDAVNKVLETKLLNETSGVASEQFNNENNGLNVTEKVVNGFVDKEENLENIKITEEEFSKFMYRPEIPDPELVIRTSGEFRISNFLLWEVAYSEFYITDVYWPDFDEKELDKAILSFNKRDRRYGGLNVK; encoded by the coding sequence ATGGATAGAGATGAATTGGTAATTCCTAAGCACATTGCGATTATTATGGATGGAAACGGTCGTTGGGCTAAAAAGCGTGGAAAAATTCGGCTGGAAGGGCATAGAGCTGGGGCTAACAGTCTTGAGAAAATATTAAGACATGCAGGAAATATCGGCGTTAAATATTTGACTGTTTATGCATTTTCAACTGAAAATTGGAAAAGACCTGAAAAAGAAGTAAATGGCCTTATGGATTTATTTGCTAAATATTTAGACAGAGAGAAAAAAACATTAAAAAAACAAGGTGTAAAACTTCTTGTTACAGGGGCAAAAGAAAATATTTCCGAAAAATTGCTGAAAAAAATTGAAGAAACTGAAAATTATTTGGCAAATTGCGAAAACATTGTCTTTAATATAGCATTTAATTATGGCGGCCGACGGGAAATTGTTGACGCTGTAAATAAAGTTTTGGAAACAAAACTTTTGAATGAAACAAGTGGAGTAGCGTCTGAACAGTTTAATAATGAAAATAATGGACTAAATGTTACAGAAAAAGTGGTAAATGGGTTTGTGGATAAAGAAGAAAATTTGGAAAATATAAAAATTACGGAAGAAGAGTTTTCTAAATTTATGTATCGTCCAGAAATTCCAGATCCAGAGCTTGTAATCAGAACAAGCGGAGAATTTAGAATAAGTAATTTTCTGCTTTGGGAGGTTGCCTATTCAGAGTTTTACATAACAGATGTTTACTGGCCTGATTTCGATGAAAAAGAACTAGATAAAGCTATTTTATCCTTTAATAAAAGGGATAGAAGATACGGAGGACTGAATGTTAAGTAG
- a CDS encoding phosphatidate cytidylyltransferase: MLSRLFIILLFVPFLLWIFLKGNVMFLVFTLVIIGMSLFEFYKMLKDKGFEVASRIGMGLGLFLPIAIYFQENSKNVFSYFKFALFKQINFDMGGFIVFAIMLLALRQILKVKIQNAMAEISYTLFGIIYVSYLFSHILLIKYEFPNGNILVVMTFMLIWACDISAYLVGMAIGGKIFKHRLAPKISPKKSIEGAIAGILGVFLVILSFDKIYLFIANFVCGISFLSKNCSVNYNYVAIGGLKALILALAIGIFAELGDLVESKIKRELEVKDSGNLLLGHGGFLDRFDSALFVLPIVYYFMKYVAYL, from the coding sequence ATGTTAAGTAGATTATTTATTATTTTGTTATTTGTACCTTTCCTTTTATGGATATTTCTAAAGGGAAATGTGATGTTTCTAGTATTTACACTTGTAATAATTGGAATGTCACTGTTTGAATTTTATAAAATGCTAAAGGATAAAGGCTTTGAGGTGGCAAGCAGAATTGGAATGGGACTTGGGCTATTTTTGCCTATTGCAATATATTTTCAGGAAAATTCAAAAAATGTATTTTCATATTTTAAATTTGCCCTTTTTAAACAAATTAACTTTGATATGGGCGGATTTATCGTGTTTGCAATAATGCTATTGGCTTTAAGGCAGATTTTAAAAGTAAAAATTCAAAATGCGATGGCAGAAATTTCCTACACTTTATTTGGAATAATTTATGTTTCATATTTATTTTCACATATTTTACTAATAAAGTATGAATTTCCAAACGGGAATATTCTGGTTGTAATGACATTTATGCTAATCTGGGCGTGTGATATTTCCGCCTATCTTGTCGGAATGGCAATCGGTGGAAAAATATTCAAGCACAGGCTAGCTCCGAAAATTAGCCCCAAAAAATCAATCGAAGGTGCAATAGCAGGAATTTTAGGAGTGTTTTTAGTAATTTTATCATTTGATAAAATATATTTATTTATAGCAAATTTCGTATGCGGAATCTCATTTTTATCAAAAAACTGTTCCGTAAATTACAATTACGTTGCCATTGGTGGTTTGAAAGCCTTGATTTTGGCACTTGCAATAGGAATTTTCGCAGAACTAGGAGATTTGGTAGAATCTAAGATAAAAAGAGAATTAGAAGTAAAGGATTCTGGGAATTTACTTTTAGGACACGGTGGATTTTTAGATAGATTTGACAGTGCGTTATTTGTATTGCCAATTGTGTATTATTTTATGAAGTACGTAGCATATTTATAA
- the tyrS gene encoding tyrosine--tRNA ligase: MSIDRNNEIEVKNEVERQFNILSRGCDEIINENEFKKKLEKSISTNTPLRVKLGIDPTGSELHLGHAVPLRKLKQFQDLGHEVLFLIGTFTGRIGDPTGKSETRKMLSEEQVSENIKTYLDQVKLILDLDKINVVYNADWLEKLSLSDALNLLSQFTVSQMISREDFSKRLAENKPVSLIEFMYPILQGYDSVELKADVELGATEQKFNLLRGRDLQKNFGQEQQVCMIMPILVGLDGVEKMSKSLGNYIGVKDTPNDMFGKVMSISDELMENYYTMITDVPFERIEEIKVQIADGSLHPMEAKKQLGAEVVKIYYGEEAAKEARDWFENVFSKRNLNVDLPEVELEYKEVGIIDLLVKETELLQTTSEARRLIQQGGFKINDEPIKDVKATVILESGMIIRAGKKKIVKVK, encoded by the coding sequence ATGAGTATAGATAGAAACAATGAAATAGAAGTAAAAAATGAAGTAGAAAGACAGTTTAATATTTTAAGTCGTGGGTGCGATGAAATAATTAATGAGAATGAATTTAAGAAAAAGTTGGAAAAATCAATTTCGACTAATACTCCACTACGGGTTAAATTGGGGATTGATCCGACAGGTTCGGAGCTGCATCTGGGGCATGCTGTGCCTTTGAGAAAATTAAAGCAGTTTCAAGATTTGGGGCATGAAGTGCTGTTTTTGATTGGGACTTTTACAGGGAGAATTGGAGATCCAACAGGGAAATCTGAAACTAGGAAGATGTTGTCGGAGGAACAAGTAAGTGAGAATATAAAAACATACTTGGATCAAGTAAAATTGATATTGGACTTGGATAAAATAAACGTTGTTTATAATGCTGACTGGCTGGAAAAATTATCACTTTCAGATGCATTGAATTTATTGTCACAGTTTACTGTATCGCAAATGATTTCGAGAGAGGATTTTTCAAAAAGACTGGCTGAAAACAAACCAGTTTCGTTAATCGAGTTTATGTATCCAATTTTACAAGGATACGATTCAGTTGAACTGAAGGCTGATGTGGAATTGGGAGCAACAGAACAAAAATTTAATTTGCTAAGAGGAAGAGATTTACAGAAAAATTTTGGACAGGAGCAGCAAGTCTGTATGATAATGCCAATTCTGGTAGGGCTTGACGGAGTGGAAAAGATGTCTAAATCACTTGGAAACTACATTGGTGTAAAAGACACTCCTAATGATATGTTTGGTAAAGTTATGTCAATTTCAGATGAATTGATGGAAAATTACTACACAATGATAACAGATGTTCCTTTTGAAAGAATTGAAGAAATTAAGGTTCAAATTGCAGATGGAAGTTTACATCCAATGGAAGCCAAAAAACAATTAGGAGCAGAAGTTGTAAAAATTTACTACGGTGAAGAAGCGGCTAAAGAGGCAAGAGACTGGTTTGAAAATGTATTTAGCAAAAGAAATTTAAATGTAGATTTGCCAGAAGTTGAATTGGAATACAAAGAGGTAGGAATTATTGACTTACTAGTAAAAGAAACAGAATTGCTGCAAACAACAAGTGAAGCTAGAAGATTGATTCAACAAGGCGGATTTAAAATAAATGATGAGCCAATAAAAGATGTAAAAGCTACAGTTATTCTTGAAAGTGGAATGATTATTAGGGCTGGGAAAAAGAAAATTGTGAAAGTTAAATAA